One window of the Candidatus Polarisedimenticolaceae bacterium genome contains the following:
- a CDS encoding protein kinase, protein MADPTPTPSDNKRLLRLPSLADGAIFASRYEIVGPIGSGGAGEVFEAFDRVAQQRVALKVLFPGAGTRDVERLRRELRVVRALQHPGIVRLYDIGEAEGLFYVVSELLEGENLAQRLRARRRLPADEAERILRDVLDALGHAHARGIVHRDVKPANIFLAKRHDGALERVVLLDFGLARQADTPGLTATGRFVGTPEYTSPEQARGDRTFRPATDLYAVGVTLWEMLAGAPPFLGTSDLDLLNAHLSRPLPVMPPGVSAAPSRLRALLVRLLEKNPDRRPADAHAALAELLRGRAGRLRTLLGARLATELAHRRWARIGGAVASVSIALLAAGAWLATPVAVETDVDRIAWITRAGFRIRSEAFDARVSGAVLLSEGRPFNPTALVLLHWPEPLPRVVPVPREYPSRLVRVDWLGGGRRPFWDADAQHEILGRGAYPFQSEFYLPKRLLHVPADANGGDAALVVEVSHAGEYPSRVLTQPARAGAAVGGYEHPGQTDHVAILPAAGERPALAVFVAWNNLLGPRPVAFALPLRGDVHGQAPPYTAGGRLADPSSYYLPLPYDRKIHSELRLDGATARVRISGGREYRFDAARGIPLDAADRGGLDPEAWDARRRAVFQALYRAQAEAQMGHPDAAAAIVGQAAAGGTGGAALNALAWYWTAIFHLKAGAPPAALVALDSALALEPDAARMLLLRAETQIRLGDRAAARATLREFWATASPEMYRYEWMLLCWLAGDDVPLAAALGEFASQPRHTWGAQIRLAHAVLFGDPRDARAVDAEDAFHRDEFEYWTARAWLEGPDPDPAKALEGIARGRTSYRSGIVVPWNALEARARRLADPSWRPSPAQLAAIERERREMANWSYRGTEALVMGKWGQQPISQLGTVTVFPQTRSARDGLAEIR, encoded by the coding sequence GTGGCGGATCCGACGCCCACGCCGTCCGACAACAAACGTCTGCTCCGCCTGCCCTCGCTCGCGGACGGGGCGATCTTCGCCTCGCGTTACGAGATCGTCGGCCCCATCGGCTCCGGCGGCGCCGGGGAGGTCTTCGAGGCCTTCGACCGGGTCGCGCAGCAGCGCGTCGCGCTGAAGGTCCTGTTCCCCGGCGCGGGCACGCGCGACGTCGAGCGCCTTCGGCGCGAGCTGCGCGTCGTGCGCGCGCTTCAGCATCCCGGCATCGTCCGCCTCTACGACATCGGCGAGGCCGAAGGGCTCTTCTACGTCGTCTCCGAGCTCCTCGAAGGGGAGAATCTCGCGCAGCGCCTGCGCGCGCGCAGGCGCCTTCCCGCCGACGAGGCGGAGCGGATCCTCCGCGACGTCCTGGACGCGCTCGGCCACGCGCACGCCCGGGGAATCGTCCACCGCGACGTGAAGCCCGCGAACATCTTCCTCGCCAAGCGGCACGACGGGGCGCTCGAGCGGGTCGTGCTCCTCGACTTCGGCCTCGCCCGCCAGGCCGACACCCCCGGGCTCACCGCGACGGGCCGGTTCGTCGGGACCCCCGAATACACCTCCCCCGAACAGGCGCGCGGCGACCGGACCTTCCGCCCCGCGACCGACCTCTACGCCGTCGGCGTCACCCTGTGGGAGATGCTCGCGGGAGCCCCCCCGTTCCTCGGCACCTCCGACCTCGATCTCCTCAACGCGCACCTGTCGCGCCCTCTCCCGGTGATGCCCCCCGGCGTCTCCGCCGCGCCGTCGCGCCTGCGCGCCCTGCTCGTGCGCCTGCTCGAGAAGAACCCCGACCGCCGTCCCGCCGACGCGCACGCGGCGCTGGCCGAGCTGCTCCGCGGGAGGGCGGGGAGGCTTCGCACCCTCCTCGGCGCGCGGCTGGCGACCGAGCTCGCCCACCGGCGCTGGGCGCGGATCGGCGGCGCGGTCGCCTCCGTCTCGATCGCGCTGCTCGCCGCCGGGGCCTGGCTCGCGACGCCGGTCGCCGTGGAGACCGACGTCGACCGGATCGCGTGGATCACCCGCGCCGGCTTCCGGATCCGCTCGGAGGCGTTCGACGCGCGGGTCTCGGGAGCCGTCCTCCTGTCCGAGGGGCGGCCCTTCAATCCGACCGCCCTGGTCCTGCTGCACTGGCCGGAGCCGCTCCCGCGCGTCGTCCCGGTCCCGCGCGAGTACCCTTCGCGGCTCGTGCGCGTGGATTGGCTCGGCGGGGGGAGACGGCCGTTCTGGGACGCCGACGCGCAACACGAGATCCTCGGGCGCGGCGCCTACCCGTTCCAGTCGGAGTTCTACCTCCCCAAGCGACTGCTCCACGTTCCCGCCGACGCCAACGGCGGCGATGCGGCGCTGGTGGTCGAGGTGTCGCACGCGGGCGAGTACCCGTCGCGGGTCCTCACCCAGCCCGCCCGCGCGGGTGCGGCCGTGGGCGGATACGAGCACCCCGGGCAGACCGATCACGTCGCGATCCTCCCCGCGGCCGGGGAGCGACCCGCGCTCGCGGTCTTCGTGGCGTGGAACAACCTGCTGGGTCCGCGCCCCGTCGCGTTCGCGCTGCCGTTGCGCGGGGACGTCCACGGCCAGGCGCCCCCCTACACGGCGGGCGGCCGGCTGGCGGACCCGTCCTCGTATTACCTCCCGCTCCCCTACGACCGGAAGATCCACTCCGAGCTTCGGCTCGACGGCGCAACCGCGCGCGTCCGGATCTCAGGCGGACGCGAGTATCGCTTCGACGCCGCGCGCGGCATCCCCCTCGACGCGGCGGACCGCGGAGGGCTCGACCCCGAGGCGTGGGACGCGCGGCGTCGCGCGGTGTTCCAGGCGCTCTACCGCGCGCAGGCGGAGGCGCAGATGGGGCATCCGGACGCGGCGGCCGCGATCGTCGGCCAGGCGGCCGCCGGCGGAACGGGGGGGGCCGCGCTCAACGCGCTCGCGTGGTACTGGACGGCGATCTTCCACCTGAAGGCCGGCGCACCCCCGGCGGCGCTCGTCGCGCTCGACTCGGCCCTGGCGCTCGAGCCGGACGCCGCGCGGATGCTCCTGCTGCGCGCCGAGACGCAGATCCGGCTGGGCGACCGCGCCGCCGCGCGCGCCACGCTGCGCGAGTTCTGGGCGACCGCGTCGCCGGAGATGTACCGCTACGAGTGGATGCTGCTGTGCTGGCTCGCCGGAGACGACGTGCCGCTGGCGGCGGCGCTCGGGGAGTTCGCGTCGCAGCCGCGCCACACGTGGGGGGCGCAGATCCGGCTGGCGCACGCCGTCCTGTTCGGCGACCCGCGCGACGCCCGCGCCGTCGACGCGGAGGACGCGTTCCACCGCGACGAGTTCGAATACTGGACGGCCCGCGCGTGGCTCGAGGGTCCCGACCCCGATCCGGCGAAGGCCCTCGAGGGGATCGCGCGCGGCCGCACGTCGTACCGCAGCGGGATCGTCGTTCCGTGGAACGCCCTCGAGGCGCGCGCGCGACGCCTCGCGGACCCGTCCTGGCGCCCGTCGCCGGCGCAGCTCGCCGCGATCGAGCGCGAGCGGCGCGAGATGGCGAACTGGTCCTACCGCGGAACCGAGGCGCTTGTGATGGGTAAATGGGGACAGCAACCTATTTCGCAACTGGGGACAGTCACCGTATTTCCCCAAACCCGAAGCGCACGCGACGGACTTGCGGAAATACGGTGA